From Jaculus jaculus isolate mJacJac1 chromosome 19, mJacJac1.mat.Y.cur, whole genome shotgun sequence, a single genomic window includes:
- the LOC101596816 gene encoding histone H2B type 2-F: MQYFTFDVQQQTAKTFLPTALVPRKDGEKRKRSRRESYSEYVYKVLKQVHPDTGISSKAMGIMNSFVNDIFERIAGEASRLAHYNKRSTITSREIQTAVRLLLPGELAKHAVSEGTKAVTKDPTSTLISQGFPGASSTDHSECIHHYRAPPPCHLSPRLQHILQGGCSIFCQGLAM; the protein is encoded by the exons ATGCAATATTTCACATTTGATGTGCAACAGCAAACAGCTAAAACC tTTCTTCCCACCGCGCTTGTGCCGAGGAAGGACGGCGAGAAGCGCAAGCGCAGCCGCAGGGAGAGCTACTCCGAGTACGTGTACAAGGTGCTGAAGCAGGTGCACCCCGACACGGGCATCTCGTCCAAGGCCATGGGCATCATGAACTCGTTCGTGAACGACATCTTCGAGCGCATCGCGGGCGAGGCGTCGCGCCTGGCGCACTACAACAAGCGCTCGACCATCACGTCGCGGGAGATCCAGACGGCCGTGCGCCTGCTGCTGCCCGGGGAGCTGGCCAAGCACGCCGTGTCCGAGGGCACCAAGGCCGTCACCAAGGACCCCACGTCCACGCTGATCTCCCAAG GTTTCCCTGGGGCCTCCTCCACGGACCACTCGGAATGCATCCATCACTATAGGGCGCCTCCTCCGTGCCATCTATCCCCACGTCTCCAGCACATTCTCCAAGGAGGATGCTCCATCTTCtgccagggtcttgctatgtag